In Macadamia integrifolia cultivar HAES 741 chromosome 12, SCU_Mint_v3, whole genome shotgun sequence, the following are encoded in one genomic region:
- the LOC122058363 gene encoding josephin-like protein: protein MMRSGSKGVSYSPDINDPYNFSFKESSNNPVVAGNKIGISGLRSFSLPRNNTGFSPIRYLQRLGAKVARTISLVSVQRRRRRRRSSSKVSSSNLTRSRTSIGPLDSHQAEAIEDCIVFINSSSSFHRSNSISGV, encoded by the coding sequence ATGATGAGAAGTGGAAGCAAAGGAGTGAGTTACAGTCCAGATATCAACGACccatataatttttctttcaaagaGAGCAGCAACAACCCAGTCGTTGCAGGAAACAAGATAGGAATTTCAGGGCTTCGTAGTTTCTCTCTACCCAGAAACAACACAGGCTTCTCTCCCATAAGATACCTGCAGCGTTTAGGTGCTAAGGTGGCAAGAACTATAAGTCTGGTGTCAGtgcagaggaggaggagaaggaggaggtctTCATCTAAGGTTTCTTCCTCAAACTTAACAAGATCAAGGACCTCCATTGGCCCACTTGATTCTCATCAAGCTGAAGCTATTGAAGATTGTATTGTGTTCatcaactcttcttcttccttccacaGATCAAATTCCATCTCTGGTGTCtaa